aaaaaaacatacactcatctttaattaaaaatacgaagtcatcacgcacttttaatccccgctagctataaatattggtttcttaagtcaaatactacagaaaacaataacttgatgtgctaaattcgatacgagtcctCCGATaatacgatcctgacaaaccacttacCTTACAATTAGTTACGATATGATAATAATTTCTGAATCAAGTTGAAAGATATCAAGCTGGCTAAGAGCTTCAATAGGAAAAGTTGCTAAagccgttttaatttaattattattggaAGATGTCGTGAATGTCGTTATGTGCCATCCTAATCCTGAGAAAGATGTCGTTTAAGCATTGAGGGAAAgtatggaaaaattcacactcAGCTGGTACTGGTAGAGTAGGTAATTTTTGAATTTCAATCGCACGAATTTGcggttcgaaagtctgtggaaaacgtcATAATGCTGTTTTTGAAAAAGTAGTGGTCATGACTACACGTTTTCGATtatgttagtagaatttaaatcactagtagtggagatattattgaacgaatttcacgaaatcgagtggccgagattcaaaaatcggcccccaggtcaaCCTCCGTGACTCATTTGGCCAGAGTGTGAGAGTGATTACTTACACTGGTGTCCCAAAATGTCGCACTCGCAATACTCGCATGTTCGCTCCACCACCCCACCGGAGATGTTAAGATTATTAATTTTtcccttaaattattattacatacatttaaTGTATAGCTGATAAtacaataatacaaattttaactgaaCCGCAACTTAATATTAGTTCAAACCAAATACTTTGCTAGTAGAAGGCGTGATAttgttatttttctatttttttttcgatgttttTTCCTAAGTGACGCATACTGAAACGttttaaaaattgaaatttCGTTTTGTAGCAACTAAAGTCATCGAATCTGGCACGTGCACACCCAGTTAGTTTGCTATGGGAATCATGGAAATCAGGCCAAAGTAAGTTGGAAACGATTTTGTTTAGTCCTGTCTCTACAATGGTAGAGTAAAACGCCAACGTTTCTATCTTGGACTTGACTCCATAAATATTACTTtgtattttcataaaatatgaCACAAAATGTAGAATCTGTTCAGAAAGAGTCGTGAAATCTATGGGAGACCCGGTTCCCGTTGAGACGATAATTACAATTTTATGCGAGGCCCTTGTAGCAAAATGAATTGCGAGTTCACACGTTACAGCCATACTTAAAGACACTTGATTGGTAGACTTCAGTTCAATTTTTGGTAATAGTCTCAATTAGCCACTAcgcttaagctgagtttagaccagtaAGTTATTGctacaagttttgagacgcaactataggtaagagtgagtggcaaatatctgcatctctttctagcatattcttatgtctcaaaacttgcagcaataacttgcacgtctaaactcagctttatacACGTCTTTAAAAACTTCAACTGACGTGTTGTGCAGTCAATGTTAATATTATGCATTGAGCACATTATAGATAGGTGGCAttcaaaaattaacaaaaataagCATGTTggtaaaattatatatatatgtaggattattttacacagattgactgaatcccattggcacacctcggataatggcgatcaaatatttgAAAGAAGCGAGTTCCTACGCATACCTTCTAACGGCCCggtcacgacattggtctaagcgcgatagcggtgagcggcagccatacgtgcgaatgaaaagtcccatcgctgtgtctcgctccaatgtatggccgccgctcaccgctgtcgcgcttagaccaatgtcgtggctgagccgtaagctcGTGTAAGCGAACTCGTACCATGCTtctatgagtgacatatgacaggtcgaatggtcgcgtttttgacacgagtcgcggtaactgtgagggggtgggcggcgctttcagcggggagcagggaGTGGTCATACCTACTGtactatagtactctttattactgTGCTCACGCTTTAAGGACAAGAAGGTTTGTGTGGATAAATTTACCTTGAGTTTAGCAGACGCGATGTAAGAGGTGTTGGGTAGAATCTCCACGGGCTCTTTAAACATGGCACGGAAAGTGTCGTTGGTACCATCACAGCAAAATGTTGTTAATCCAATACACTCCACGACTCTTCCTTTTCTCTCTCTAGTCCTTTACAGGATAatatttccatttttcatttggAATCTCGTGCACTCATAACTTACCATTAAGATGGGAAAACGAAAAATACTGGCAGCACTGGCAGAGGCGTTTTTAACTGTTTTAAAGTATGTAGGACctaatttttatcaatttatataTAATCCTAACTATTTATTAAAGTATAAATTTTACGTTTCTGAATTTAGTTTGTTTTCGACATTTACCATTAATGACTATTTTCAACAAATTTATTATGTTCTAAAAATGTATCAACATCATAAAAAAAACGCTTTTCTaacgtcaaataaaaaaatacggaatTTGTATGATAAATTTCTAACCTCCACATTTTGTTTACTAATTGTTTTTTAATGCCTTGATACAATAAATTACATAATGTTTCAAGCAGTTTTAAAGCGCTGTTTACTTCCGTCTAATTTGAAAGTGTTAAGTGTAGCCCGCCCAGCGACTATAAGAAGAATTCATGAAACTCCAGGTTGATTATCATAACTCAAATTATAtgagtatttaaataaataaatgctcaatatatttatttgattaCAGCTTTAAAACACGGCGAATACGAATGGCAGGATCCTAAGTCAGAAGAAGAGGTGTAAGTGTTGATATTTCTGTAATATTTAGGTACTCCTTTTCTCACTTTAGTAACCCATTGTTTTACATAGGTAAGTTCTCCGCTTTTTAGTTCTTGTCATCTCAATATATGGAATTTACCACATTAAAGTTTTGAAACTAATTAACATCTAGTTTTTTTCAAGGTGTACATATGTGGAATGTTTAATAAtatgcaatatttatttttccagtgTAAATATTGTCTACGTAACAAAGGACGGTAAAAAACACCCAGTAAGAGGCAAGGTTGGAGACAACGTGTTGTATTTGGCGCACAGATATGGCATCGAAATGGAAGGTGATAAATAATGCTAATAGATCAAATCTTTTCAATGCTTCCGTAGCAGTACACATGGCTAATGTATTACTTTTCATGCAGATGAGAAGTTAGACATATATTATGAAATTTATGAACATGTGTGTTGTTAACCTGTttcagggttcgaaaatatccgatatttatttataataagtatcaaaatcctcagacaacaatatatatacatacatacaacatacatacaatcacgcctgtatcccaaaaaggggtaggcagaacacatgaaactactaaagcttcattgccactcttggcaaataaggggttgaaagaaaacgaaactgtgacattgcagtgacaggttgccagcctctcgcctacgccacaatttaacccatatcccacagtcgccttctacgacacccacgggaagaaagggggtggtgaaattcttaacccgtcaccacacaggctatatataatatacaaatacttatatacatataaaacatccatgactcaggaacaaatatctgtgctcatcacacaaataaatgtccttaccgggattcgaacccgggaccccggcgtagcaggcagggtcactatgcgctaggccagaccggttgtcaaaggGTAAGGATTgttatacttattacttatttacTCTGTCATGTAATCTTACATTTGTATTATCTTTTTCAGGAGCATGCGAGGCATCCCTAGCATGTACAACCTGCCATGTATACGTCCATGAGAAGTATCTCGACCAGCTACCACCTTCGGAAGAGAAGGAGGACGATTTATTAGACATGGCGCCATTTTTAAAAGAGAATTCTAGATTAGGTgggtaaggactgtatcgttaagtataaggacaaaacaaacctcgtctaaatgttgacatgtgcataattttgtattattatgttccgagagtatgatcttaaggtattgataagtactatttgatataagaaggtctgatattttttttattttagggactttatggtactttcattaaggtctagcaaataaatttcggacaacccctatctggcttaatttgagaatatttcaatgactctttgtacgatttcaacaagcAAAGGTTAATaagctgccaaaatatattctttaagagtcctcttcatggtttttccaattgggtacttgtagaataaatgcggcgaatttatataatttaaaaaaaacgcaattttgagcaacgttccggattgccgtaaatttttgatgctagcaggatgagagaaacaaataaaaaaattagccataggccaaagtc
This is a stretch of genomic DNA from Leguminivora glycinivorella isolate SPB_JAAS2020 chromosome 20, LegGlyc_1.1, whole genome shotgun sequence. It encodes these proteins:
- the LOC125237099 gene encoding adrenodoxin-like protein 1, mitochondrial, producing MFQAVLKRCLLPSNLKVLSVARPATIRRIHETPALKHGEYEWQDPKSEEEVVNIVYVTKDGKKHPVRGKVGDNVLYLAHRYGIEMEGACEASLACTTCHVYVHEKYLDQLPPSEEKEDDLLDMAPFLKENSRLGCQITLTKDLEGMELQLPNATRNFYVDGHKPTPH